A genomic window from Diorhabda sublineata isolate icDioSubl1.1 chromosome 8, icDioSubl1.1, whole genome shotgun sequence includes:
- the LOC130447784 gene encoding uncharacterized protein LOC130447784: MPKQQFRDENSNESGPSDGEKPLKKARFVWELKGKHHLKESVETNTVDNEEKNQDEQLSETDEQNIDLVGNEATSSNSHKSGCNCCCLQSLLEKTSDDINNELDKISNDINFTMGCPDSKNQEYYLHKWQARQIARGFVDNTVNSLLETWCNSSVQSDEDDHYPNDGQVEQDAILMAIQSHGLQSSSLHLRPTTSSSNHERNLIDEFTNDNAENERNKEEEAEVCTVEGNSSSNASIPINEESLGMEETMDFLNAAVSVAIQKKGLSYGY, from the coding sequence ATGCCTAAACAACAGTTCCGCGATGAGAATTCCAATGAAAGTGGCCCGAGCGATGGAGAAAAACCACTTAAAAAAGCTAGATTCGTGTGGGAACTTAAAGGAAAACATCACCTAAAAGAATCCGTCGAAACCAATACagttgataacgaagaaaaaaatcaagacgAACAATTAAGTGAAACTGATGAACAAAATATCGATTTAGTAGGAAATGAAGCGACGAGTAGTAATTCGCATAAATCAGGATGTAACTGCTGTTGTTTACAATcgttattagaaaaaacttcGGATGATATCAATAATGAATTAGATAAGATTTCGAACGATATCAATTTTACAATGGGATGCCCGGATTCTAAGAATCAAGAATATTATTTACACAAATGGCAAGCTAGACAAATAGCAAGAGGTTTTGTTGATAATACTGTTAATAGTCTACTGGAAACTTGGTGTAATTCGTCGGTACAATCAGATGAAGACGATCACTACCCGAACGATGGACAAGTAGAACAGGACGCCATTTTAATGGCAATACAATCTCATGGTTTACAGTCTTCCAGTTTGCATCTACGACCAACAACTTCCTCTTCTAATCATGAAAGAAACTTAATCGATGAATTTACGAATGATAATGCAGAAAATGAACGTAATAAGGAAGAGGAAGCCGAAGTTTGTACAGTGGAAGGTAATAGTAGTTCAAACGCTTCTATTCCCATAAATGAAGAGAGTTTAGGTATGGAAGAAACTATGGATTTTTTAAATGCAGCTGTATCTGTGGCTATTCAGAAGAAAGGTTTATCCTATGGATATTGA
- the LOC130447785 gene encoding ejaculatory bulb-specific protein 3-like isoform X1 yields the protein MENRRRKNKLGMMFLIFLVTLATVSAATTTQRPSISDEALEASLKDKRYLLRQLKCAIGEAPCDAVGRRLKSLAPLVLQGSCSQCTPQEQRQIRKVLGYMQVNFPKEWNKIIKQYSG from the exons ATGGAAAATAGGAGACGTAAAAATAAG cTGGGTATGATGTTTTTGATATTCCTCGTAACATTGGCTACCGTATCAGCGGCTACTACAACTCAAAGACCTTCCATCTCGGATGAAGCCTTAGAAGCATCCCTAAAAGACAAAAGATACCTACTGAGGCAATTAAAATGTGCTATTGGAGAAGCCCCTTGTGATGCCGTTGGTCGTAGATTAAAAA gTTTGGCACCGTTAGTTTTGCAGGGTTCGTGTTCTCAATGTACACCTCAGGAACAACGACAAATTAGAAAAGTTTTAGGATATATGCAAGTTAATTTCCCGAAagaatggaataaaattatcaaacaatATTCTGGGtag
- the LOC130447785 gene encoding ejaculatory bulb-specific protein 3-like isoform X3: MMFLIFLVTLATVSAATTTQRPSISDEALEASLKDKRYLLRQLKCAIGEAPCDAVGRRLKSLAPLVLQGSCSQCTPQEQRQIRKVLGYMQVNFPKEWNKIIKQYSG, from the exons ATGATGTTTTTGATATTCCTCGTAACATTGGCTACCGTATCAGCGGCTACTACAACTCAAAGACCTTCCATCTCGGATGAAGCCTTAGAAGCATCCCTAAAAGACAAAAGATACCTACTGAGGCAATTAAAATGTGCTATTGGAGAAGCCCCTTGTGATGCCGTTGGTCGTAGATTAAAAA gTTTGGCACCGTTAGTTTTGCAGGGTTCGTGTTCTCAATGTACACCTCAGGAACAACGACAAATTAGAAAAGTTTTAGGATATATGCAAGTTAATTTCCCGAAagaatggaataaaattatcaaacaatATTCTGGGtag
- the LOC130447785 gene encoding ejaculatory bulb-specific protein 3-like isoform X2 has product MHTFQLGMMFLIFLVTLATVSAATTTQRPSISDEALEASLKDKRYLLRQLKCAIGEAPCDAVGRRLKSLAPLVLQGSCSQCTPQEQRQIRKVLGYMQVNFPKEWNKIIKQYSG; this is encoded by the exons ATGCATACATTTCAG cTGGGTATGATGTTTTTGATATTCCTCGTAACATTGGCTACCGTATCAGCGGCTACTACAACTCAAAGACCTTCCATCTCGGATGAAGCCTTAGAAGCATCCCTAAAAGACAAAAGATACCTACTGAGGCAATTAAAATGTGCTATTGGAGAAGCCCCTTGTGATGCCGTTGGTCGTAGATTAAAAA gTTTGGCACCGTTAGTTTTGCAGGGTTCGTGTTCTCAATGTACACCTCAGGAACAACGACAAATTAGAAAAGTTTTAGGATATATGCAAGTTAATTTCCCGAAagaatggaataaaattatcaaacaatATTCTGGGtag